The genome window TCCCTGTCAATACTAGGGGTTTGCACTAGTTCAGCTATATCCGTGGTTTGGCACTGATGGCTGAAATCCTCAGCATAGAAAAGGCCTAAACTTCATCCTTGAGGTCTCTCCAATCTTTATCTAATAGTGGACTTTGGTTTTGAGTCTCATTGGTTCTTAGTTTGCAGAGTTTTGATATCTGTTTGTtgtgtgcttgctgcttgactgaagTATGCAGTGTGGTTTGTTGAGGGGCCGGTGTGCTGAGTTTAGTGGCCttctaggcaaggctgagagcttcttaaggAGGCTTTGTTCCCTAAGCCCTTTAGGATCCATTAACTGTTAATGAGGGAGCAGGGCTACTCTCCCTCTCAGTTTAACATTCTCTCAgtttaggccaggggtgggcagactttttggctcgagggccccattggggttgcgaaactgtatggagggctggatagggaaggcagtgcctccccaaacagcctggcccctgcccccatccaccccctcccacttcctgccctcccccctcaaAACTCCCAATCCATccacccctctgctccttgtcccctgactgctctcccccccccccccaggaccccactccctatccaagccccctgtcccctgactgccccagcccctatccacacccccgccccctgacaggccccccaggaccccaccccctatccaacccccctgttccccatcccctgactgccccaccacaacctccgccccatccaactgcctcctgctccctgtcccctgactgccccccaggatctcctgccccttatccaacccccccccccccccgctcaccgcttccttaccatgccgctcagcagcaggactggcttattggaaagcctgggaggtgggcaggtgcaAGCAGCGTTGCCTGTGCGAtggcgtggctgcgggggaggggggatagcgggggagaggccgggggctagcctccctggcctggagctcaagggctgggcaggacgatcctgcaggctggatgtggcccacgggccgtaatttgcccacctctggtttaggccaacaaacacccccccacccaaaaaagcTGCAGGAATATaaaagaatgcaggcagaagtccagcagtaGAGTGGGGTCGATCCAGTTCATTGCATGgaatgtatgattacctgcctgtgggcaggtggcatatgtgtgcattcagtgcaaggagctcaaGGTCCTCCCAGACCGAGTGTGGGCTCTGGAGACCAAAGTGGccgaactggaggagctaagggaaaCAGAGAGGGACATAGATAAGACTTTCCAGGACAGTGTAGAATGGTCCCTCCCCGAATCTGACAGCCCCTGAGAACGTCAAATTGGCGCAGAGGGAAATGAatccatagttgggaccctccttccagatgatgtcacggtatcctcttgcactgaggatacctctctggggGAAGAAATctcagttattaggaagagatgGCTAATAGTgatgggagattcgatcattagaaatatagatagctgggtttgtgatgacccgGAGAACTGCATGGAGAATTGCCTGCCAGGTACGAAGGCTGTGGATCTCTCCAGACATCTAGACAGTcctatgtgcagtgctggggaggagctggtgattgtggtacatgtaggtaccaattaaatagggaaggataggagagagatcCTGGATGCCAAATGTAGGTTattaggtaagagattgaagtccaggacctccatggtagtattctctgaaatgcttccagttccacacacagggccagggagagctgcagggtctcaatgtgtgaatgagacaatggtgtagggaggaggttttaggtttattaggaacttgggcaccttttgggaaaggaggaacctttacaggaaggatgggctcttCCTAAATCACAacggaaccagattgctggcatgtaaaattgaGAAGATTGTAGAGGAGctgggggaaagggctgggggaaagctgacagtaCAGAGGATTGAGACATCCCATAGAGGAGACTCTATtaacagggattctctatatcctagtaaagatgAGAGGATAGAAGTTGCTAATTACAGGTAGGacctgaagagaaacagtcaagtGAAAAAGTGTCCCATTCAatttacatcacatgaaggcagacaactaaaaaatgacacattttacagagtacttgtatacaaatgctaggagtctaaatactaagatggatgaatttgagtgcctggtattaaatgaggatattgataaatGAGGATTTTGATGCATcagagaaacttggtggaatgatgataatcaatgggatatgGTAATACCAGGGaacaaaatatatagaaatgacAAGAGTAGATCATGTTGATGGGGGATTGGAACtagatgtgaaagaaagcatggagtcaaatatagtaaaaaaaaaaaaaaaaaaaaaaaattaaatgaatcaaactgtatcatagaatctctatggatagaaattccaagcCTGAATAacaagagtatagcagtaggaatatactaccaaccacctgaccaggatggtgatggtgattgtgaaatgctctaGGAAAATAGAGAGGCTATAAAAGTAGAATACTCAATAATACtggggggatttcaactatctgcatattgactgggtacatgtcacctcaggatgggatattgagataaaatttctagacaccattaatgactgcttcttggagcagcttctCCTGGAccccacaagaggagagggaaTTCTGGaattagtcctaagtggagcacaggatctggtccaagaggtgaatatagctgaaccacttggtaatagtgaccaaaaagtaattaaatttaacatccttgcgggagggaaaataccaaagaagcccagcacagtagcatttaacttcagaaaggggaactacacacaaatgaggaagctagttaaaggaaaattaaaaggtacagtcacaaTAGCGAAATGCCttcaagcttcatggaaactttttaaaaacaccataaaagaggctcaaattaaatatataccccaaattaaaaaacaaagtaagaggatcaaaaaagtaccaccatggctaaacaacacagtaaaagaagcagttagaggcaaaaaggtatcctttaaaaattggaagtcaaatcccactgaggaaactagaaaggagcataaactctggcaagtcgtGTGTAAAAACAGAATTAGACAGGCCaataaagaatttgaagaacaactagccaacGACTCAAGATCTAACAGCAAATTGTTTTTTgcgtacatcagaagcaggaaacctgtcaaacaatcagtggggccactggacaacggaggtgctaaaagagcactcaaggaagacaaaacCATTGAGGAGAAGCCAAATGAATCCTTTGCACCTGAAGGATGTGTggaagattcccacacctgagccatgctttttaggtgacaaatctgaggaactgtcccagattgaggtgtcaataaaggaggctttggaacaaatagataaattaaacagtaataagccaccaggaccagatggtgttcacccaagagttctgaaggaactcaaatatgaaattgcagaactatgaaGTGTGGTGTAAACAATCACTTAAATGGGCTTTGGTACCAGATGACTGGCggatagctaatatgacaccagtttttttaaaaggctccagaggcgatcctagCAATTTTACGCCTAACTTTAgtgccaggcaaattggttgaaactatagtaaagaacagaattatcagacacataaatgaacacgatttgttggggaagagtcaacatagcatttgtaaaggaaaatcatgcctcaccaatctattagaattcttttagggggtcaacaagcatgtggacaagggtgatccagcggATATAATGTATgcagactttcagaaagcctttgacaaggtactACACCAAAGGCTCTAagaacgtaagaacataagaatggccatactgggttagaccaaaggtccatccagcccagtatcctatctaccgacagtggccaatgccaggtgctccagagggagtgaacctaacaggtaatgattggtgatctctctcctgccatccatctccacgcGCTGAcaaaaagaggctagggacaccattccttacccatcctggagaatagccattaatggacttagcctccatgaatttatccagttctcttaaacaaagtaagcaatCATGCTCACTGCTATAACTATAATGCCTGGGGCCAAATTTCGAAAGCAGCTTTCAGACGTGTACCGAGTTTGCAAGTGAAAACCttgcatttgtgcatgcaaagggcctgattctgatttcaatgggactacttggtAATGAGGTATGGTGCATTGTGAATAAGGGTGCAGAATATCAGGCTTTAGAGCTGAGGTACTCACAGTAGGGAACAGAACCTGTAAGTGGCTATTTTAACAGACAAATGGGGGATTTCACTTCTGgacattccttttaaaaatactgcCTTATGTACATAACATGACTCTGAGATAGGACAGAGGAAGAACTGATAATCCAGCTTGTCTTTATCACAgtgacattttaaatacattttcctaaTTGAAAATGAAACTTTCTTGTCATTTCAGAAGGCTTTGTTGAAACTGACTGCATACCCTTGCATCTTTGACATGCAAGATAAGATTGTGGTTTATGAAATTGACCGCCAAATTCTGTTCAGGATATATAACGTAAGTATTGCCAAAGTCAATGAGgtttttttaacaatttaaaaactaaaagaaTGTAAAGCTTGTAATGCATTGTCTATTTTGTTTTGTAGGCAAACCCTTTCCTGGTGCCACGAGGTTCGTGGTGTTTAGAGATCAGAAGAGCACACCTTGTGGATGATGTGTGGCAGTATTTGAGGAGCGCACCGCCTAAAACATTTGAGAAATTCTTGAAAGTAAGAAATCAAGCTTGATTATTTTGTTAGCTCTGAATATATTGCTCTAGAGTACTTCACCTTTAATATAGCTCATAACCAACAAGGAGATCTTTTCAGCATTCATCAggcattttaaaatccagttaaAAATGAAGGAGGGAAAAGTATCATGGAAATTACTGAAAAGCATGTTCCATGTAGGCTAGAATTAGCTTCTCAATCTTGGCACACATGGCAATTAAGCTTTGTTTGATTAAAGCAAGGGGCTAATACAAATACCCAGTGAATGGCAGGTGGTTTAATTAATTATGAAATAgctttggtggggtgggggtgacttGCTGGCTAAGGGAACTGGTCATGGGCAACCTGCATAGATCTCACTACATAGGTTTCTATTTTCCAAACTCATATTAGCACTACCCAATGGAGTACTCTTTCACTGCTAGGTCACCTCCTTATGGCTGTTGGGTAGTCTGCTGTATGTGAAAGTGGTGGCCAGGCAAACCGATGTGTGTACAACACATCTCCATGACCGGCGCTAGGGGCCAAGAATTGACTTGGCCACAGAGACTAACTGCTGCTGTCCCGAGTGGAGATGGTCCCCCGCACACCATGGATGAGACGCCCCAGTGGCACAGCATGGGAGATGACTGtgttgctcctgcctctgctgtaCCATCATGTAGTTACAAAGGAGGCTTCCGTTTCAATTTCTGTCGGTCTGGCACCAACAATGATGGAAAAACTATTAGATGGATGAGTGACTAAGGTCCTGACCTTGCAGGAAATCTGGGTAGTGGACTTTAATGGAGCTCAGCATGGGCACAGGATCAGGATCTGCATAGATCTCACGACAGCGTCATAGGGTCATAAAGGGTTCTATGTTCCAAACTCCTAGTATCAGCACTACGCACTGGAGTGGTCTGGTTATCCGATCTATGCCACAAGAGACAGCAAATGCAATAACTCTTGTTatccaatattttttttctttcggTGGTGGCCCTTCTTCCCTGCCAGCGGTTCCCACCCCGCATCTACCGCAGCAGTGCAAGCACTCAGGTTCACTCTGCTGTTTATGCCATGACTTATAGCATCCAATGCCCTGCTTGCAGCTTTGCTTCATTAAGCAACACATCAAAAATATTGTCTGCCCTCCCAGATTATAACTAGTTGCTTTTCCCTAGAGCATCTTATGACTGTCTTATTACTGTCTTCTGATTTCTCAGTAGCTAAGTCTTTAAGAATATTTACCTGTAGTTTGGTTTCTGTGAAAATGGGATAAATATGCTACCTGATTCCTCTCTACCTCGTAGTGTTGGGCAGTGTCATGGCTTGCTGTCGTCTTGTGCTATATCCAAAGGGGGCCAGCTCTTGTTTCCCAGAGTTAGACTTGAGGGGCAGGGAGGTAGCAAAGAATGAATCTGGTAGACTTGTATTCTTTGATTTATTGCTGTATTTGTTCTGTCAACTTCTACAAGTGGCTCCATCTTACTTAGGGTCATAGTAGTTAGTTATAGATGCGCCCCACAGATCACTGAGTCCATCCCAATGCAAGGAatagctttcccccaccccattagAAGCCATAACCAATGTTAACCAGTCCccacagggccgtccctagggggatgCGGGACCCGGGACATGGGtgctgagtttctaatctgctgggggttgctcccccctgctctgcctgggccctgcccccactccgccccttcccccaaggccccaccccgcccctgccccacctcttccgcacccagttccgccccctcccccgagcacactGCGCCCtcacttctctcccctccccgccagcacCTCCTGACACCGCAAAACATCTAATCTGCGGTAGGCGCTGAGAGGGAGTGAGACCTACCGGTGGGCAGGAGAAGGTTCTGGTGGGGGggctcctcacccctcccccactgccactcaCCTCCCCGCTGCCTCCTGCGGGGCCCCCAGCAGTCATCCCGATTCACCATACCTAAGGGATGGCTCTGAGTCCCCATATATGTGACCAGCCAGAATCACAGGCTCAGAGATGCACTTTGCAGGAACGTATATAAATCGCACTACCCAGATAGGTATCCAACACAGAGATGTTACTCTTCAATTTTAAGATGGAGGTAGATATTTGTTACTGAGCTGTAAATGGAAGCACATTTCCAACCTAAGCTTAAAAGGTTACATAGGGAGAGTTTTCTGCTCCTTCACCCTTACCCTCTTGCATTTTACATCAAGGTGGCAACAGTATGCATAAGGACAATTTGTACATGTATGGTCTAGCTCATGCAGGGGAGTCACTTTTGCTACCACCATTGTGTCTCAACATCAcagctgtctctctctgtccatctAGGAGTGCCTATTTAAGTTAAGATGACTGGCACTGGTTGACTAAGGGCTGTCTACATAGTGGGGTAATGCACTAAACGTGGCTGTGCTTTCTAAAGCGCACAAATGTGTTGTGTGTTAATTGGTCCCTGTAGACCCTGCTTTTGCACACTAATGGTTCCCTAGTAGTGCACTTTAACACAGTAGTTTCAAACAGAACTATGTTGAAGTGCACCACCAGGGTGTACCCAGACCAATTAATACACAACATGTTCCTGCGCTTTAAAAAACACTCCACCTCCATAGTGCGCATTACCCCACCTAAGACTTAGAAATGGGTGAGAACCAAGAGTCACCTAACAACAAACAGTGGGTACTttaataggccagattctgagccCTGCTCTACTCCCTTTGTACTGCATTTCCCCAGACAGCATAGATctggcaaggggctggggagagggtatGGTTGCTGCATGCCGCACTACTGCTATACCCAGCTGGTAGGGACCTTTGCCACTTGGCACAGGTTCCAGGAGCCCCCAGGCTACTATCCCATGAATAGGCGTGCCAGCTCTGCTATCCTGGCAATCATAATAATGCCTATTTCAGTAATAACAAATGCCCTGTCTTCATTCCCCCTATAATTTAATTAGAGACATTATTTTTCACTACCCCATCTAAAATTAGACCTATAGTGTTACAGGCACATAAATGGATGCCACCTACAACGTGGCTACATTTCAGTAGTGACCGAAGAGCTCCTAATACAGAGTCTGCAAAGCACATCTGGTACAAGTTGGATGTATTATACTCTTTATTTCCATAGTACAGTAAGACAAATGCATTCTACTTCAGACATCAGTTCAAACCAGCAAGGCAACTACCGAATTACGGTGCTGCTCATTTAAAGAGGCATAGTGAAACTCAACAtaacctatttaaaaaaattcatctcAATCAGTGCACAACATTTATTCTTTTCAAAGAGACACAACAGCTTTGACGGGCTAGTAGCATAGCCTTACAACTCACCAATAGGTTTTGATGGGACATGCTAACATGGAGGAGGAACAAGAGAATTGTGATTTAATTATCTCTCTCAGCAGTAATGAGGCCATTGTGCATCAAGGCTTGTGCAGAAAGTTACATTTTCAGGCATCATTGGGAGATTAATAAAGACCACCACTTATGCTAGGAGACTATTGCAACTGCATGGAATATAATATTAGGGTGTGGGTAGGTGAAGATACATCGCTCTCTCCGAGCTGCCACAAGGTTGGCAAGTCTATTTTTGTGGTGCCTTCCAAGCTTTTGCCTTATTAGTTGTGTCTAAAAAGTTTAATACCCATCCAGGTCCAAAGGTGAAAGAACACGTAAACTGGTATGGTAATAGGAAGAAGCAGACTGTAGAAACACAAGCTGGTTGTGCTGGTGCAGCCCTCTGGGAACTTTTCATCCATGCTGGCTGAATAAAACAGACCCGCTAAGGACAACAGTGGAACAAGTACAGTTAGCGTAGGCAGTGACAGAAACATCTTTCTTCCCCAGTTACTGTGGGGGTAGGTTAGTCttcaggttttgttttgaatGATAACGGCTATCTAGGTTTGCTTCGGTTCCTCACCCTGGGCCTTTCTGTCAATCATCCTTGCGGCCTGAGGGATCATATTAGGAATGCCATCAATGATCGGATACGCGATGCCCAGCTCTTTGTTAATTAGTTCATTGGTGGATGCTTCATACCTggtcaaaaaaaattttaaaaaaattgaacagTAGATACAATGAcctgggttgttgttgttgtttaagattttgggttggggttttttttttttttttatttttatttttggaggggggtgaaagACAACTGAAACGAACATCTCAACGGAAGTATGTAGCTAGAAACTATGGAACTAGTAGAATTATCCTAACAGAAAGTAACCAGGACACATTCTCAAAGCAGGAAATCATGCCTTCAGATAAAGATACTATTTTAGAATGGAGGTAGGGTGTGACTCTTCATAACAAAATTTATaacatttaaattataaaaatgaaaactCTCCTTAAGTGCTTGGGCACCCTACAGCAGTGCAGTTGTGAACTAAGATTTTGTGTAGAAAATGCCATTCAGCTCAGTTGTACTTCACAATTATATACTCAAGGCTATTCACGGGGTACTTTCCGATTGTGTTTGTGTCTGCAATGGCAGAggtgtaaaaataaattatagcAAACTGTAGCTTCCACAGAGCACATGTGCTAGTCATGAACCCTAGAGATTACATTGAGTTCTCACCTTTTGCTGTGTTTCAATAATTCTAGTAGATATAAATAGCATGCCCAAGGAGGTGAAAATGGAGGGAGAGCATGAGTgggtgtgacacacacacaccccccaccttCCATTGTAACTCCTTTCCTTCTCCCAGGCAGATATTGGAAGTGAGTGACCTGCCAAAATTGACTCATCTGATGGTATAGGCTCTCATTCAAATTAACTTTATGACTGATTTAAAAACCAGCTCCTTTTGTGATGAGAGCAGAGGtcggcaaactatggcccgtgagACCCTCCttcctggcccctgagctcctggcccgggaggctagtccccaacccctcccccgcagcctcagctcactgtgccgccaGTGCCATGCTCGAGGAggggggggctgtgagctcctgggtcagcgcagctgcagagcccggcggGACCTGGTGCTTGGTGCTGCGcagggtgtggctggctccagccaggcggcacggctgcctgtcctggtgcagccactcgggcagggggcggggggattggatagaggacaggggagttcggggtggtggtcagggtgTGGATAGGGCTGTGGTGGTTAGAGAGCAGGGAATGGGGGAGTTGaattgggggcaggggtcccgggggggcagtcaggaaggagagggggggttggatggggtgggggttccgagggcagtcaggggacagggagaaggggggggtggatggatgaggaaggggggcagtcaggggacagggagaagggggggtggatgggacagggatccctggggggggcagtcaggaaggagaaggagagttggatggggtggcgggggttccaggggaggtcaggggacagggagcggggtgcggggggttggatggagcaggagtcccggggggcgggggccgggccacgcctggctgtttggggaggcacagcccccgcACCCTCCCCCCATGCAACTTCCGAAACCcggtgcggccctcaggccagCAAGTCTGCCCGCCCCGGCTTAAAGGCTATTGCTGTGTTTTCCAACAGGACAGTGACATGTCACTTAGGGTCCCTGCTGGGTTAAAATCTCGTCTCTCCGGAGGACGGGGCGGGAGCCACGTGGCTGGCGGGCAGAGGACGCcgcgggggcggggaaggggagagtGTTGGCTGCGGGCAGGAATTACGGGACCAGGATCTCGGGCTTGCCCCGTGCGGCAGCAGCTCCCCAGGGTCCCCGAAGCTCTCCAGCCCCAGGGAAGGGGCGGGAGGCCGGCCTCACCTCAGCGGTTGCTTGGAGAGCGGGCAGACCAGGAACTGCAGCACAGCCGGGTCGAAGGCCGTGGGCTGCTCCTGGCCCTCCGGCCTGTCCGAGGAGTGGCTCAGGGCTGCCCCCGGGCCGGGTCTGGTAGCAGCCGCTGCCGCGCCGGCTCCCGCGGGCTggggctgcctgcagagcagcacTGAGGCGAGGGTCCTGCTCACATACCGTCCTCGCATGGTCCTGCTCTGCCGCGGCTGTGCTGACTCACAGGGCCAGCCTCCTTCTCTCTGccactccttccttccttcctgcctgcctgcgCCGGCCTGGGAGAGTCCCTGTGCAGCCCGGGCTGCTTGCCCCTCGGTTCCTAGTCATCAGCCGGTGCTGCCTTGCTCTCAGCTGCACCCACCCCCCTTGCTTCTCCTGCGC of Natator depressus isolate rNatDep1 chromosome 4, rNatDep2.hap1, whole genome shotgun sequence contains these proteins:
- the PYURF gene encoding protein preY, mitochondrial; amino-acid sequence: MRGRYVSRTLASVLLCRQPQPAGAGAAAAATRPGPGAALSHSSDRPEGQEQPTAFDPAVLQFLVCPLSKQPLRYEASTNELINKELGIAYPIIDGIPNMIPQAARMIDRKAQGEEPKQT
- the PIGY gene encoding phosphatidylinositol N-acetylglucosaminyltransferase subunit Y codes for the protein MFLSLPTLTVLVPLLSLAGLFYSASMDEKFPEGCTSTTSLCFYSLLLPITIPVYVFFHLWTWMGIKLFRHN